The DNA segment CATCGGCATCGCCCCCGACCAGCTCGACCACATCTTCGGCGAGTTCCGCCAAGTGGACGCGAGCATCAGCCGGGAGTTCGGGGGAACGGGGCTGGGGCTGAGCATCACCAAGACCTTCGTCGAGCTCCACGGAGGGCGCATCTGGGTCGAGAGCAAGCCCGGCCGCGGCTCGGCCTTCCACTTCGCGATTCCCCTGCGCGTCGCCGAGGTCACGGAGGGAGCATGAGCCAGAAGAGAATCCTGCTCGTCGAGGACAACGAGTTCAACCGGAAGATCGTCCGAGACCTTCTCTCCCGCCAGCCCTATGATCTCCTGGAGGCCCATGACGGCGAGGCGGGAGTGGAGGCGGCCCGCCGCGAGCTGCCCGACCTGATCATCATGGACGTCCAGCTGCCCAAGCTGTCGGGTCTGGAGGCGACCCGGCGGATCCGGGCCGAGCCCGCGATCGCCAAGATCCCGATCATCGTGGTCACCTCGTTCGCCCTCAGCGGCGACGCCAAGAAGGCCATGGACGCAGGGGCCTCGGCATATCTGGCCAAGCCGTACAGCCCGCGGCAGCTGCTGGAGGCCATTCGCAAGATGCTGGGTGACGCGTGAGATTTGGCCCGGGAGGAGGAGACCTATGAGCGCGAGGAGTCGATGGATTGTGGCGTTGATGGCGGTCACCGTGGCCGCCGTCCTCTCGCCCCTTTCTGTCCACGCCG comes from the Candidatus Methylomirabilota bacterium genome and includes:
- a CDS encoding response regulator; the protein is MSQKRILLVEDNEFNRKIVRDLLSRQPYDLLEAHDGEAGVEAARRELPDLIIMDVQLPKLSGLEATRRIRAEPAIAKIPIIVVTSFALSGDAKKAMDAGASAYLAKPYSPRQLLEAIRKMLGDA